The DNA region TTATCATTTGTAAAGATGAAATGTATTTTACTAAACCTATGAATTTCATCCTCTTATAAAAATAAAATTATGATAGTAAAGAAACTTAAACTGGGTGCACTTTTTACTCTTTGTCTGGGTGTGAGTGTATCTCAAGCGCAAAAATCCTACCTGATTAAAAATGTGAATATTATTGATGGAACTGGGACTCCTGAGCAAAAAGAAAGTGATGTACTTATACATGGAAAATACATAGCTGAAGTAGGTAAAAATTTACCAGCAACAGGAGCAGAAGTAATTGACGGTAAAGGGAAAACTGTGATGCCTGCCTTGATCAGCACACATGTACATATTGGTAGTTTGAAAGGATTAACCAATAAAGCAGAAAACTATACAAGAGACAATATCCTATCTCAATTAAATAAATATCAAAGTTATGGTGTAGAAGATATCTTAGTAATGGGATCTGATAGACCTCTTATGTTTGAATCAGGTTTACGAGATTCTTCTGCGGTAGGTTTATTGCCTGGAGCTAAAATATTTTCTGCAGGATATGGATTTGGTTTGCCTGCGGGTGCGCCTCCCGTAGAATTTGCGATGGATAATGTATATCGACCTACAGATCCGGATCAAATTCCCTCTGAAATGGATAGTTTGGTCAAATTAAATCCATTTGTGGTAAAATTATGGGTGGATGATTTTAATGGTAAATACAAAGCCAAAATGAGTCCGGTTATTTATAAAAAAATCATTGAGGAAGCCCACAAGCGAAATTTGAGAGTAGCTGCACACGTTTATTATTTAAATGATTTACGCAATTTGGTCAATGATGGAGTGGATATAATTGGACACAGTGTTAGAGATAGCATTATTGATGATGCAACCATTGCAGAAATGAAAGCGAAGAATGTTACCTATATACCGACACTGTCTTTGGATGAATTCGCGTATATCTATTCACGTAAACCAGAATGGGTAAATAATGAATTTTTCAAAGCGTCACTTGAACCAGGTGTATACGAAATGATTACTTCAAAAGCTTATCAAGATAAAATCGGTAAGGCTCCAGGACACGAAAGAGATAAAAAAGCATTTGAAACTGCATTGAAAAATTTGAAAAAAGTATATGATGCAGGTATTTTCGTTTCTTTTGGTACTGATTCAGGTGCGATGCCCTTGAGAGCGCAAGGTTTTTCTGAACATTTGGAATTACAATTAATGACCGAAGCCGGTTTGACCCCTATAGAGGCGATTAAAGTGGCGACTTTGAATGCAGCTACATTACTTCATATAGAAAAAGAAACTGGTTCCATTCAAAAAGGTAAATTAGCCAACTTTATCCTTGTTGATGGTAATCCAGCCAGAAAAATTAAAGATACCAGAAAGATTGATGAAGTATGGAAAAATGGAGAAATTGTTAGTCATGGACCTTTAAGTAAATAGCATTTAAATAAGAATAATCATAGACTTTAATTTTTAAAATTTATTTACATTAATAATTTTTATTTCATGAAAAAAAAAGTTTTCGGTTTATTTATATTGGCGACAACATTATTAGGGCTTAGGTTACAGGCGCAAAAATTATCACCACTACCTGATAAGGTATCTGTAGTGGCTGCAATCAATTCCCCCAATCCTGATCCATCTGGTATTGCTTTGAGCAGTTCAGGACGTTTATTTTTAGGATTTCCAAGGCATGCTGATAATCATACTTCTTTTGCATTAGCGGAATATTTAGATGGAAAATTAATACCTTTTCCATCCAAAGAGTATGTGTATCCATCCTTGAAACCATACACGGATTGGCTAGTTTCTCCTCACGGTATTTTCATGGATAAAAATGATGTGCTTTGGGTTTTAGATGATGGAAAACGTGCCGGAATCAAGGAAATTCCAGAAGGTGCAGGTAAAGTGGTGGGTATTGATATTAAAACAAAAAAGATTATAGCTTCAGTTCCGATCTCAAAAAATGTAATGAGTAATGAAACGCACTTAAATGATTTTCGTGTGGATTTGACTCATGGTGCAAAAGGAACAGCATATATTGCTAATAGTGGATTTGGTGAGCGATATTCTTTGATTGTTGTTGATATTGCAAGTGGTAAATGTAGAGAGGTTCTTTTGAACAAACCTTGTGTTTCTCCAGAACCTGGATTCATGGCATTTTTGGAAATGGAACCACATGTGATGGATGTTAAAAAGCAAACATTTCCAATAGGAGGACCTGATGGTATAACGCTGAGCTCTGACAGTAAAAAATTGTATTGGACTGCAATATCTAGTAGAAAGTTGTATAGTATTTCTACGGATACTTTGAGTAATCAATCTTTAGAAGAATCAGCAATTGAAAAAGCCGTCACTTTTGAAGGGGAACATCCTGCCTGTGATGGGATGGCATCTGACGAGCAAGGTAACTTGTATTTTGGTTCATTTGAACAATTAAGTACTATTAAAAGGACGCCAGATGGTCAATATACCTTATTGGCTCATGATATCAGATTTGCATGGCAAGATGGTTTGGCCTATCATGACGGATATTTATATATGACGCTTGGGCAGTGGAATCGATTGCCAGGATTTAATAATGGTAAGGATCTACGCCAACCTCCATATTTGGTAGTTAAGGTCAAAACGAAATAATTCTGTATTTCTAATTTAGTTCTCCTTTTTAAAAAATCATTAATTTAGCTATCTTATACCTATTTTAATTTTTATGAAGGAGACTTTACTTTGTTTTTGTGCCATATTTTTAATCGCGTTTTCATCCAAAGCGCAATATTCAGATGATTTTTATGGGAAAAAGCCCATTTTGGTTACGATATCTGGTGGTTTAAATATCAATATGGTTCGTGGAAAAATGGATGATTATAACCGAGATGCCTATAATGCTGATTTGGATGCAAATACTGTAAAAGATCATCACAGATTGAGTTATGCAGGTCAAATCAATATACAAAAACAATTTACAAAAACGTATTATTTTAAAACAGGATTGGGGTTTATCAACAAGAGATTAGATCCTCAGGCAGGTTTAAGTGCATTTGCCAATCCTGATAAATTGGATATTAATTATTTACAAGTTCCTGTATTATTTGGGCAAAATATGGTTCCATTCGATCGCAGTAATTTCAATTTTGCTTTTGAGGTTGGGCCAGTTGCTAACTTTAAATTATCTGATAATAGTTTTGCTATCGCTGCAAGACAAGCGCAGTCCAAGACATTTGTTTTTGGACTGCAAGCAGGTGCAGATTTCTCTTATCATATTAGCCATGCGGTACGATTCAATTTGCATTATACAATTATGCAAGACCTCACATCAGCGCAGACGCAACAGATCTCTGCGTCTAATCTAACCAAACCTTACAGTTACAAATTTCAGAACCATTTAATCCAAGTCGGCTTGATTTACCTTTTACCCAAAAAAGCCGCGCAACCTTAAGATTGTAAGGATTTTCGGATATAGGGAAATGTATTTTCATTATCCAAAATCATATGCCCTGATTGTAGTATTTCCAAATAAATGAAATTTTTCGTTTGATTATCGATGATTAATTTGGATAATTTTTTTGGTATAATGCTGTCATAATATCCAAAGAATAGATACACTTTGGTTTTGCTGGTGGCAATCTTTTCTTTTATAGTTGCAATATTAGGCTGAAATTTTTTGGTGGACATGACACGTTTGAATAATAAATCGGCTAATTCTTTAGAACCCAAGGACGATTGAATTAAGTTATAGGCGCTTTTGTTGATGAGTTTTAATTTGTATACAATTTTCCCCAACAAACTCATCGCTTTACTCGATTTACACAAAAGCCAAAATAAGCCTTGCAGGGCAGAAAAATTGAAAATCATTTTGTACCAAATCGGGATAACTAATCCATCTGGGGCACATAAAATCATTCTCTCTACTCTATCCGAATAATTTTGATAAATAGTTAAACAAATACGTCCTCCTAAGCTGTGGCCCATTAACCAAAATTTGTCTAGTTTAATACCTGTTGATTGTAGGTAAATGGATTGAAAAATTTGGATAAAATCTTCGACTAATAATTCATTCTCCTTCCATACAGTTTCTCCATGTAAGGGAAAATCAAGCGCGAATAGGGAAACTGATTCTCCTATATTTTTTCCTAATCCTGCATATTCTTCACTACTAAGGGAAAAACCGTGAAAGCAAAAAACGGTCTTCTCTCCATTTCCAAATCTTTGAAATGCAATGGTTGAATTTTTATATTTGATCGATTGACGCATTCAATTTATAAACTTGATTAAATGTATAAGTTTTGTGCCAACTTATCCAACCCGATATGGAAATTAAAAGGAATACTAAAAATTGAACACTCGTAAACACATACCCTTTAGAAAAATATAATGGCATGGATATTATATCTGTCAATATCCAAAAGTACCAACTTTCTACCTTTTTTCTGTTCATTAAAAACATAGCGGTATAGGCGCTAGAAGATGCCAATGCATCAAAAAAAGGTACCGTACTACTCGTAAATTTGTGTAAGATAAAATACAAAGCAATCCACATAATAACAAAATATAAAATTGTATTCCTCCAATCTTTGTTTCTATTATAACTTATGAGTAGTGGCTTTTGTGTATCATTAAAGGATTTGTTGGTCCACAAATACCACCCCGAAATACTCATGATGGTATAGTAAATATTGAGTCCAGCTTCTGCGAATAATTTTCCTTTAAAACTTATGAAAATATAGATTAATGTGCTGACAATACCTGTAGGAAATACGTAAATTTTTTCTTTTTTGGAAAAATAGGTACTTGCAATTCCGGTGATTACGGCAATAAATTCCAATGGTGTAGTCATTTTTACACCATTCATAAATTGCTCATAAATTGTTTGCAAATTCATATTGCGAATATAGGATTTAAAGCTGCGACTAATTCAGAACTCAAATGAAAAAAATATTGGAATTATTTTTGAGTAAGCGACTAACACACAATGCTTTACTAATACTATATTTGCTTACAACTTAACATTTGTCAATTATGGAAAAAGAAAGACATCCTTTTTATTTGCAACTTAGTTTGAGATTATTAAGTGCTGTAATTATACTTTTTTTGATGTATATCGGAAAAGGTATGTTAGTGCCTCTTTGTCTTGCAGGTATTTTCACTTTAGGATTAGCAACTCCTTGTGGTTGGTTAGAAGGGAAAGGTTTCAATAAAAACCTTGCAGCAATGACTTGTGTTTTACTTTCTCTGATAATCGTGGCTTTAATCATCTTTTTTATTTCTATGCAAATGGCTAATTTCAAAGAAGATTTACCTAAACTGAAAACACAATTCAATCAAGGCTTAGCAGAGGGAGAGAAGTTCTTACATGATAAATTTAATGTTAGCCACTCCAGCTTAGTAAAATATTTATCCGAATTAGAGGATACTATGTTATCACATTCTTCTACGGTTGTAGGTACTACATTTGCTACTTTGACAACCGTAATATTGTATTTCGTCTTAGTGCCTATCTATACCTTTTTGATGTTGATATATAGAGGTCAAGTAGTCAAATTTCTAGAAGAATCATTTGAAGATAAATACAAAGGACATGTAACCAATATAGTTAAAAATACAAAATTTGTAATCAGAAGTTATGTTGGAGGATTAGGTATTGAGATGTTGATTGTAGCAGCATTAATATGTATAGGCTTATCTGTTTTAGGAGTTAAGTATGCAATATTATTAGGCATTCTAGGTGCTGTAATGAATATCATTCCTTATTTAGGGATATTTACTGCGATTTTGATTTCCTTCTTAATTACGATTTCGACCAATGGTATATCAACCGCTTTACTTGCGATTTTAATACTAGCGATAATTCACATGATTGATAGTAATATTTTATTACCAAAAATAGTCGGAAGTAAGGTGAAAATAAATGCTTTGGTTACGATTGTAGTCGTAATATTAGGAGAAAATATTTGGGGTATTCCAGGAATGTTTTTGTCCGTACCGTTAATTGCTATTTTAAAAGTAATTTGCGACGGTTCTGTCGGTATGAAACCTTGGGGTATCTTACTGGGAGCGGAGGAAAAACTAAAAAAGTAGATTAATTAGCGATGTTAGGAAAAGTATATTTGGTGCCAACAGTTTTACAAGATGATGACAACGCGTTGGCATCTTTGCCAAGTAATGTAATTGATTTTGTAAAAGATAGTCAAGTGATATTTGCAGAAAATATACGTACGGCTAGACGCCATTTGAAAAAAATGGACAAAGATATTGTTATTGATAATTTTCAATGGTTTGAAATTGGAAAGGCAGAAGAGGATGTTCTTAATCAATTTGAAAAAACATTAAAGGCCGAAAAAAATATTTCCATCATTAGTGAAGCTGGTTGTCCAGGTATTGCCGATCCAGGGCAATTTCTAGTTGCCAAAGCGCAACAGTTAAATGCTTATATTCATCCTTTAGTTGGACCGAGTAGTATATTGTTGGCATTGATGGCGAGTGGAATGAATGGACAACATTTTCAATTTTGGGGCTATCTTCCAGTGGATAATAGCGATCGTAGGCAAAAAATTAAAGAGTTAGAAAATGATGCAACAAAGCGTAATTGCGCGCAACTTTTTATAGAAACGCCTTATAGAAATAAACCTTTAGTTGAGGAAATTTTGAAAACTTGTCAACCCAATTCACGTCTGTGTGTAGCTGTAAATATTACCGCTGAAAATGAAAAAATAATCACCAAATCAATTAAGGATTGGAAAAAAGAAAAGTTGGATTATTTACACAAACAACCAGCTATTTTCATAATAGATGCTGGAGATGGATATAAACCCAAAAAACATTAATCTTCGGGTGGTAATTTCCTAAATCCTTTATTCGAAATATTGAACAGACTGGAAGAAAGGGGCATCAAATTGATGCTCTTGGCAATTGCGAAATATTTTAAATCATTGTCTGGTGAAACTACAGAAATCTCTAATACAAAACCTGGAATATCCTTATATTCATATCTATTTTCCTTGATACTCGGTTGTACATCTACGGTATAATATACGATAAAATTATCTCCATTTTTTAACTGAATAGTTGCTTTTTTGCATCTGTATCCTAAGATTGTTTTTTGATCATCCATTAAGATGGTTTTGGACTTGTCATACTTTTTGTTGTAGTTTTTCCATTGCGTGGAATCCATCGTACTGCAATATCTATTGTCACCAATTTCTTTAAAAATATTAGCAGATTTTGTTTTATCGTCATAAATGAAAGTCTGGTGATAATTTTTTCCTATAAAATCAGATCTGAATTTATAACCAGAATAAAAAGTGCGTCTTTCGGAAACGTCTTGTTTGGATGTATCTGTAATTTTTTCGATAGCGTAAGTAATGCTACAATCTCCCAAAATTTCTTGTGCCTGTGTCAACTTTCCAAAGGAAAGAAATAACAGCGTGATTATAAAATATGGTCTTAATGAATAATTCATATTAAATTCTATCATCAAATATTGGGCAATTCTTCGTAAATATAGTTAAAATAGCGGGTAAAAAATATGTAAATCCTACAATTTTATTTACTTTGTCCTCAAAATTTTTACATTGGAAAAACCAACTTTACATACCGTTTTATCTCCTAGATTATTGGATTTATATGATTTATCTTCTTCTATAGTGGTAATTATTGACGTTTTTCGTGCTACAAGTACAATCGCGACTGCATTGTACAACGGAGCGGTACAAGTGGTGCCCGTATCAAGCGTTGAAGAATGTATCGAAAAGGGAAATAGTATTCCCAATAGTGTGACTGCTGGAGAACGCGAAGGAAAAGTCATTCCTGGTTTGCAATTTGGAAATTCGCCTGCTGAATATCCACGTTCATTTATCGAAGGAAAAACTTTAGTTATTACAACTACCAACGGAACGAAACTTTTGAATATGGCAAAAAATAATGGTGCTTCTGAAATACTTACGGGTTCCTTTCCCAATTTCAGTGCAGTTTGTCAATATTTAAAAGAAAGTAATAAAAATGTAATTCTTGGATGTTCTGGTTGGAAAGATCGTTTTAATATAGAAGATACTTTATTTGCCG from Rhizosphaericola mali includes:
- a CDS encoding amidohydrolase family protein, with product MIVKKLKLGALFTLCLGVSVSQAQKSYLIKNVNIIDGTGTPEQKESDVLIHGKYIAEVGKNLPATGAEVIDGKGKTVMPALISTHVHIGSLKGLTNKAENYTRDNILSQLNKYQSYGVEDILVMGSDRPLMFESGLRDSSAVGLLPGAKIFSAGYGFGLPAGAPPVEFAMDNVYRPTDPDQIPSEMDSLVKLNPFVVKLWVDDFNGKYKAKMSPVIYKKIIEEAHKRNLRVAAHVYYLNDLRNLVNDGVDIIGHSVRDSIIDDATIAEMKAKNVTYIPTLSLDEFAYIYSRKPEWVNNEFFKASLEPGVYEMITSKAYQDKIGKAPGHERDKKAFETALKNLKKVYDAGIFVSFGTDSGAMPLRAQGFSEHLELQLMTEAGLTPIEAIKVATLNAATLLHIEKETGSIQKGKLANFILVDGNPARKIKDTRKIDEVWKNGEIVSHGPLSK
- a CDS encoding L-dopachrome tautomerase-related protein encodes the protein MKKKVFGLFILATTLLGLRLQAQKLSPLPDKVSVVAAINSPNPDPSGIALSSSGRLFLGFPRHADNHTSFALAEYLDGKLIPFPSKEYVYPSLKPYTDWLVSPHGIFMDKNDVLWVLDDGKRAGIKEIPEGAGKVVGIDIKTKKIIASVPISKNVMSNETHLNDFRVDLTHGAKGTAYIANSGFGERYSLIVVDIASGKCREVLLNKPCVSPEPGFMAFLEMEPHVMDVKKQTFPIGGPDGITLSSDSKKLYWTAISSRKLYSISTDTLSNQSLEESAIEKAVTFEGEHPACDGMASDEQGNLYFGSFEQLSTIKRTPDGQYTLLAHDIRFAWQDGLAYHDGYLYMTLGQWNRLPGFNNGKDLRQPPYLVVKVKTK
- a CDS encoding outer membrane beta-barrel protein — protein: MKETLLCFCAIFLIAFSSKAQYSDDFYGKKPILVTISGGLNINMVRGKMDDYNRDAYNADLDANTVKDHHRLSYAGQINIQKQFTKTYYFKTGLGFINKRLDPQAGLSAFANPDKLDINYLQVPVLFGQNMVPFDRSNFNFAFEVGPVANFKLSDNSFAIAARQAQSKTFVFGLQAGADFSYHISHAVRFNLHYTIMQDLTSAQTQQISASNLTKPYSYKFQNHLIQVGLIYLLPKKAAQP
- a CDS encoding alpha/beta fold hydrolase — encoded protein: MRQSIKYKNSTIAFQRFGNGEKTVFCFHGFSLSSEEYAGLGKNIGESVSLFALDFPLHGETVWKENELLVEDFIQIFQSIYLQSTGIKLDKFWLMGHSLGGRICLTIYQNYSDRVERMILCAPDGLVIPIWYKMIFNFSALQGLFWLLCKSSKAMSLLGKIVYKLKLINKSAYNLIQSSLGSKELADLLFKRVMSTKKFQPNIATIKEKIATSKTKVYLFFGYYDSIIPKKLSKLIIDNQTKNFIYLEILQSGHMILDNENTFPYIRKSLQS
- the pnuC gene encoding nicotinamide riboside transporter PnuC, whose translation is MNLQTIYEQFMNGVKMTTPLEFIAVITGIASTYFSKKEKIYVFPTGIVSTLIYIFISFKGKLFAEAGLNIYYTIMSISGWYLWTNKSFNDTQKPLLISYNRNKDWRNTILYFVIMWIALYFILHKFTSSTVPFFDALASSSAYTAMFLMNRKKVESWYFWILTDIISMPLYFSKGYVFTSVQFLVFLLISISGWISWHKTYTFNQVYKLNASIDQI
- a CDS encoding AI-2E family transporter, which translates into the protein MEKERHPFYLQLSLRLLSAVIILFLMYIGKGMLVPLCLAGIFTLGLATPCGWLEGKGFNKNLAAMTCVLLSLIIVALIIFFISMQMANFKEDLPKLKTQFNQGLAEGEKFLHDKFNVSHSSLVKYLSELEDTMLSHSSTVVGTTFATLTTVILYFVLVPIYTFLMLIYRGQVVKFLEESFEDKYKGHVTNIVKNTKFVIRSYVGGLGIEMLIVAALICIGLSVLGVKYAILLGILGAVMNIIPYLGIFTAILISFLITISTNGISTALLAILILAIIHMIDSNILLPKIVGSKVKINALVTIVVVILGENIWGIPGMFLSVPLIAILKVICDGSVGMKPWGILLGAEEKLKK
- a CDS encoding SAM-dependent methyltransferase — its product is MLGKVYLVPTVLQDDDNALASLPSNVIDFVKDSQVIFAENIRTARRHLKKMDKDIVIDNFQWFEIGKAEEDVLNQFEKTLKAEKNISIISEAGCPGIADPGQFLVAKAQQLNAYIHPLVGPSSILLALMASGMNGQHFQFWGYLPVDNSDRRQKIKELENDATKRNCAQLFIETPYRNKPLVEEILKTCQPNSRLCVAVNITAENEKIITKSIKDWKKEKLDYLHKQPAIFIIDAGDGYKPKKH
- a CDS encoding 2-phosphosulfolactate phosphatase, translated to MEKPTLHTVLSPRLLDLYDLSSSIVVIIDVFRATSTIATALYNGAVQVVPVSSVEECIEKGNSIPNSVTAGEREGKVIPGLQFGNSPAEYPRSFIEGKTLVITTTNGTKLLNMAKNNGASEILTGSFPNFSAVCQYLKESNKNVILGCSGWKDRFNIEDTLFAGAVASEIQDAFTIHCDSTLMATQMYESNAGDLLSFAKKTSHWHRLANFGLSYDLEYCISKDVANVLCYYQDGVVLGK